The DNA segment acccCATTGGTTCTTGTCCCGTCAGTGGTCACGACTGAGAAAGGTCTGGCTCCCTTGCCCTCGTTCCCTCCCAGCCGGCATCCATGCACCGAGACATATTCCTTTGAAAATGGAAGCGGAGCAgaacaatggaaaagaaaggaaaagggggtgaAGGGAAGCACTCTGTTTGGTACTACATATTAACCTCAAAATGCCACCCCACTGCTTCTGCATCTGAGCAGGCTGCAATCGCGTAAAGGTCCCAGAGGAGATGAACTCTTTCCAACGCGATGGGTGGTCCCGTCCTGTTACAGCTGGTAACAGGAGCCTCGGTTGCAATGGCACCTTCAGCTGGACCAGCAGAGATTCCCCAGGCTGTGGTTAAGCTGAGCTCCTCTTGAGTGGTGTCATCTCCGTGCCTGCTTTGCTCAGACCTGCGGCACAGACTCCCAAGGTGCTCTGTGGGATGAGCAGATTCTCTGTCCTGGTGTCCAAAAGTGTCGCCTGGGCCCcagcagtgggagaggaaagTAGGTCCTCAGGGTCACAGGCATGGATGGACAAGCCTGCGACCAGCAGGAtatgggagcagagctgcagacgtCTGAGGTCGAAATTGTCCTGCTGGGTCTGCCTGGCTGTGGGTCCGCAAAGCAGCGTCTCAACAACAGCCCGGCTCTCTGGCCATGGTGTGCTGCTGCTAAAGCTGCCCTCTGCCTACTCAAGGCTCAGGCAGGCCCCTCAGCTGCCTCACTCCACGGCAAAAAGGATCTCTGTGCAGATGTTCATCTGGGGAGGGCCTGTCAGCTGGAActtgcaggagagggaggagggcagcaccgttagctGGCAGTGGTGCGACTCAGGCAAAAGCAGCCAGGCTGATCTCACCAACTGTTGGACCCAGCGGGTGACTTTCTCCCAGTCTAAATAGGATTGTGTGCAGAGGGTGCGTAGGAAGGACGAGCTCTGATCCATGGGCAGCTTCTCATCGGAGTGGTGGAGAAAGAACAAGCtatcccccagcagctctccgcTCGAGCAGATGCATTCCAGCACCACATGGACTCTGGAGGgccttgctggcagctgccccGTGGTGTCCAGCTCCACACTGAAAGATTGCCCAGGGGGTGGCCGCCGGAACATGAACAGACGTTAGGTGATGCCGTTCCCCTGGACACTCCAGGCTTCATAGTTGCTGTCTCTCTCAATGGCTGGGTGCATCTGTGGCAAGAAATTCTTCTTGCATAGCACTCGGCAGACACCAAGGAGgtcacccaccagctcctgcagcaccttgcGTGTGTCAGGTAGGTCCTGTGTTGGTGATGGTGTGGACCCAGCCAAAGACCTGACACCACTGGGTGCACCGTTGAGGTCGTCCTgcttctcatcctcctcttcttcatcgtcctcctcctcgctgctaGAGCTGTCCTGCTCATGCCACCAGTCATAAAGAACCTTGATTTGCCAGATCCCCCAACAGACCACaacgagcagggccagggcttttGCAATGGCTGAAAACGGCCACTGCTGGAACGTGGAAAGGAGCGTGGCTTCCTCTGCACTACTGCTCTGCTCaatctcctgcagcagccgagtcatCTCCTGACAGAGATATTCCTCACGCTGCCGCATCCGCTCAGTCGTGGCCACGTCGATCTGCTGATGGCTCTTCGGCCCATCCTGGCGGGCCAGCACAGCCAAAATGAGGGCAATTACCGCCAACATGTCCTGCAGGGAATGGGAGAGaggggggctgagcagggctgggtgggaggcagctcggggctgggggagcggggcaggagccgcctggagctgggggccggcaggagaggggctgagggaggtgggagggagcaggggcagggcttgTGAGCACCGGCCGGGTGGCAGCCACGGGCTGCCCCAGGAAAGCGTTTGGGCCCTGGTGTGGACAGGCCTGAAGGGGCCGCAGGCCCTGGCTGGAGACAGCGTGGGGCCCATCCTGCCCAAGCCGCCCTGATGGccagcccctggctgggctgtgccccgTCCGAGGGCAAGGGACACGCGAGCAGAGTCTCCCAAGGCCCCATCCCTGCTACCGAATGGCGTCCCATGGAGCCACGGGCACCCGGCCCACCCCcaaagcctctctgggcacctgccACCACTGGGAGCCCCGAgaacctctgcccccagccccgagggcagcACCGTGCCCTGCCCTGAGGGGCTCTGCTCTTGCTCACCCCCCAAAACCGTGACTGAAATGATAAAACGATTTTAGGTCATACTGGGGAGAAATGAACTGGTCCTCCAAGGCTGGTTTTAGGGGGTGTGGTTTGTGGGGAGTAGGCAGGGGTTTTTTGCCATCTCCCCTCCAAAATATTTTGGGATGAATTCTTCACATTTTGGGGTTCCTCTACCGGACCTAGTATTCCTTGTCCTTGTTGAGGCGGCTCTGTCAGAGGGAGAACCCCACCAGGACAGTGTAGAGCCTGGTGGCGATGAAGCAGTTGTAGCTGACTTGTTCATAGAGGTGATAAATCCAGTCGAGGCCATCCTTAAAATTTTTCTCGGTGAAGGGGACGTCCCCGATGAGGATGGCAGAGTGGACATTGAAGAAGATGCCCAGGAAGACCAGCATGACAACACACCAGGCACTGAGGACCAGGCCACAGGCTGCCCTCTTGGGACTGCAGCAGAGCAGCGAGGCCATGGCAGCAGCACGGAGCTCCCCTGGAGCCGCGGCTGCAGGGCCGAGACGGTGGGGTTGTAGGTGGATGACCCCCACTTAGGTAGAGAGATGACAAGTTTTCTGGGCCAAGTAGTCTGATTCCTTGCAAAGGAGAGTTACAAGCCCTTGGGCAAAGACAaaactcctcctccctcttttcctcttggATTCCTTCTGCCGGGGCAAGATTTAGCCCTGCAAACCCTGACGATCAAGCCAAATGCAAATTGTCTCCCTGGTGCAAGTGGAAAAGATCCTGCGGCTCCTGTCTCCGGCTACCAACC comes from the Chroicocephalus ridibundus chromosome 5, bChrRid1.1, whole genome shotgun sequence genome and includes:
- the RNASEK gene encoding ribonuclease kappa, which translates into the protein MASLLCCSPKRAACGLVLSAWCVVMLVFLGIFFNVHSAILIGDVPFTEKNFKDGLDWIYHLYEQVSYNCFIATRLYTVLVGFSL